A genomic window from Motacilla alba alba isolate MOTALB_02 chromosome 2, Motacilla_alba_V1.0_pri, whole genome shotgun sequence includes:
- the SETD2 gene encoding histone-lysine N-methyltransferase SETD2 isoform X2: MGDFYDPEHPTPEEEENEGKPEAVPRAGFIKGPVFKGVASSRFLPKGTKTKVNLEEQGRQKVSFSFSLTKKTLPNRFLTALGNEKQNETPTPPAVPLPTDFNPKNKLDLGDAASSAEESSPPKPKVELGKIHFKKHLLNVTAKPPPAPAAPLPAPVTEPAALAVDFPPTPPPPPPPPPPPASPMPVPGATAPPPPPMTPMPALLLSPPGEAEAPVPREPSQALPREALEPDAKRDPASRGSEERVTQPAPEQTEITPPKEDSHIGKEDEVSDGLKGAPVCSRRQGAKRKFSQSDGTLQGSESDEDSVRTSSSQRSHEQKISSTEKERDSRRSSTSLRGDDLGKSSSRSRSDRDEKYSSYSKSDRDSRYSSSRSRSDRERRRSRSHSRSRSDRSSRTSSSYSRSERSHYYDSDRRYHRSSPYRERSRYSRSYADSRARESSDSEDDYRRTHSRSSDSRRTSSHSSSSYRDSRSSYSKSDRDSKVESSHADVDRRGRSSSKADRDSKRTSESEVSKRCSPLDELGYRKGTSHSKPDSNVNSSRYKSTPSKAPAPKPDKFKSSFCCTESIEEIKSKSNSLDLETSCVKNNEIRVSSVKKLEREKTLSPLNQFSDSPALPKADESKAGLTNSESEELAANEGHDSVKEQETFLKAKLDPLRTCFPTESSVNGSPEGQDEGLATSSACKAEDVAPSSDHGPGPSEASPAVKTSPSYPLPSNGFEITDVSQEQELDDSRVQSSECNSLFQEAEAPEPQQPEEAAPLPAVNVDPANAVLKKLDEEVTPCDKTKEPVFCYISDDATPGLYHSEVEIEAEPADLKATSETFLDVQVEPQTVTCGYDSTEDSHSKSAGEDEHGHPSHKISLAVESSSRDSSQDGCSQRLQSDHPMPEESVSSKWDVPPPGVCQEALQHSEAEEMLELDTQHVDLGSAKGKSSFQNEHSYYSEVPLEHRGREVVEESAVSTEGAELDELRVQCPGVSAERDEGSEPLVASAFPDALYPSSDIIVTAEDTEMVTQAPTCDSSGNASEFLPAGHDDYSDTGDSDSEGGSEDSDTEDSDSDDGTPRKRLQSVVVVPKNSTIAMEESSPGSSRSNRRFSDHWDDERPEPSRPYYEERPENMGSKGGPQVESRCSPRGMEKSLATSTELSRKEPEELRADQCQAQSDGVDSTSQADLTADSHGKVGTEERMVLPDVVAMGRPVGRPEEQPFCVPESLESTDASRHQMSSSKPDSRQGQGGLNQSGLGDYSRLDGFRAPEEMSAAGWDFSQPEKPSSTYQQPDSSFGMYSGYVYQPGPGAYPSSQSYWQGNGYWDARAASRASVVNYERIQGQVPDSLTEDHEEFEEDERWDEECKPRFPSPSGKSQMPEQKEQGSVQAHEISSNSTKEPVPGGEKKDEVKALEKNDVKERGPPKKRRPELESDSESDGDSGEKRKGKLEGEQVEPAPQDSSMVGRLCIMDDFRDPQRWKEFAKQGKMPCYFDLIEENVYLTERKKNKSHRDIKRMLCECPPLSKEERAQGEVACGEDCLNRLLMIECSSRCPNGDYCSNRRFQKKQHADVEVILTEKKGWGLRAAKDLPSNTFVLEYCGEVLDHKEFKARVKEYARNKNIHYYFMALKNDEIIDATQKGNCSRFMNHSCEPNCETQKWTVNGQLRVGFFTTKLVPSGSELTFDYQFQRYGKEAQKCFCGSSNCRGYLGGENRVSIRAAGGKMKKERSRKKDSVDGELEALLENGEGLSDKNQVLSLSRLMVRIETLEQKLTCLKLIQNTHSQSCLKSFLECHGLSLLWIWMTELGDGRGSTANNLKLQLEIMKTLELLPIPTKNMLEESKVLPIIQRWAQTKTAVPQLSEGDGYSSENTSRAHTPLNTPELSAKQSVEGDTDTPKKLVFRRLKIISENSMDSAISDTTSELEGKEGKEDLDQLEAAPMEVTEEQQQQQQPQQQQQDIKTAVEAPVESSKSQPTELEAEPEAEVKESNGAKLEEPMAMETPSQDEEEGVSDVESERSQEQTDKIVDVSDLATRLLDSWKELKEVYRIPKKSQAEKESSADRGRDPAGLRDQTPTPKNPILSRERDPERQSQSKERKRRRDSLSPPSSAYERGTKRPEDRYDTPASSKKKVRPKDRNKLSTEERRKLFEQEVAQREAQKQQQQLQNLGMTSPLPYDSMGYGTPHHSFMGYPPGYPMQAYVDPSNPNAGKVLLPTPSMDSMCSPAGYAEHSQTLVGHAVEPALSTPQPVPVVQHVAAAMEVTAPQYVAQGDAVVHQEANVAVLPVAAAGTVQSQSYGVWDSGQQPAVAVQQPYSPAQSQPAIYYQGQTCQTVYGVTSPYSQTTPPIVQSYAQPGLQYIQGQQIYTAHPQGVIVQPPTAVTTIVAAGQPQPIQQPELVVTNNLLDLPPPSPPKPKTIVLPPNWKTARDPEGKIYYYHVVTRQTQWDPPTWDSPGDDASLEHEAEMDLGTPTYDENPMKSSKKPKTAEADTSSELAKKSKEVFRKEMSQFIVQCLNPYRKPDCKVGRITTTEDFKHLARKLTHGVMNKELKYCKNPEDLECNENVKHKTKEYIKKYMQKFGILYKPKEDTELE; encoded by the exons agaagaagaaaatgag gGCAAACCCGAAGCGGTGCCGAGAGCCGGTTTTATCAAAGGCCCCGTGTTCAAAGGCGTCGCTTCGAGCCGCTTTTTGCCCAAAGGCACCAAAACCAAGGTTAACCTTGAGGAGCAGGGAAGACAAAAAGTGTCTTTCAGCTTTAGTTTAACCAAGAAAACTTTACCCAATCGGTTCCTGACTGCTCTGGGAAAcgagaaacaaaatgaaactcCCACCCCTCCAGCGGTTCCCCTTCCGACTGATTTtaaccccaaaaacaaactgGACCTGGGGGACGCCGCCAGTTCAGCCGAGGAATCTTCACCTCCAAAACCGAAGGTAGAACTGGGGAagattcattttaaaaaacatttactgAACGTCACGGCAAAGCCACCCCCGGCTCCGGCGGCACCGCTCCCGGCGCCGGTAACGGAACCGGCGGCCTTGGCCGTGGATTTCCCCCCCacgccgccgcctcccccgccgccgccgccaccgccggcGTCACCGATGCCGGTTCCTGGAGCCACGgccccgccgccaccgccgATGACACCGATGCCGGCGCTGCTGCTGTCGCCGCCCGGCGAAGCCGAAGCCCCCGTGCCGAGGGAGCCGAGCCAGGCGCTGCCCAGGGAGGCCTTGGAGCCGGACGCCAAGCGGGATCCGGCGTCGCGCGGCTCGGAGGAACGCGTGACTCAACCTGCGCCCGAGCAGACGGAGATAACCCCGCCGAAGGAAGATTCCCATATTGGGAAGGAGGATGAGGTTTCCGACGGCTTGAAGGGTGCTCCCGTGTGCTCCCGGAGGCAGGGGGCCAAGAGGAAGTTCTCCCAGTCGGACGGCACGCTGCAGGGCTCCGAGTCCGACGAGGATTCCGTGAGGACCTCCTCCAGCCAGCGGTCGCATGAGCAGAAGATCTCCAGCACggaaaaggagagagattcCAGACGGAGCTCTACGTCCCTCCGGGGTGATGACCTGGGCAAGTCCTCGTCGCGCTCCAGGTCGGACAGGGATGAGAAGTACTCGAGCTATTCCAAATCAGACAGAGACTCGCGGTACTCGTCCTCCCGCTCCCGCTCGGACAGAGAGAGGAGGCGAAGCCGGTCTCATTCCCGTTCCCGCTCCGATCGCAGCTCCCGAACCAGCTCCTCCTACTCGAGGTCGGAGCGCTCGCATTACTACGACTCCGACCGCCGGTACCACCGGAGCTCCCCGTACCGGGAACGGTCGCGCTATTCCCGGTCGTACGCGGACAGCCGGGCGCGGGAGAGCTCGGACTCGGAGGATGACTACAGGAGGACACATTCCAGGTCCAGCGACTCCAGGCGTACGTCCtcccattcctcctcctcctacAGAGACTCGAGATCCTCTTACTCCAAGTCGGACAGGGACAGCAAAGTGGAGTCGTCTCATGCCGACGTGGACAGGCGAGGGAGGTCGTCTTCAAAAGCGGATCGAGATTCCAAAAGGACTTCTGAAAGTGAAGTATCCAAAAGGTGCTCTCCCCTCGATGAACTGGGCTATCGGAAGGGGACATCCCATTCCAAGCCCGACAGTAATGTGAATTCCTCCCGCTATAAATCCACCCCTTCCAAGGCCCCCGCACCAAAGCCTGATAAATTTAAGAGTTCTTTCTGTTGTACAGAATCGATTGAAGAAATCAAGTCCAAGTCTAATTCTCTAGATTTAGAGACCTCTTGTGTAAAGAACAATGAGATCAGGGTGTCCAGTGTGAAAAagttggaaagggaaaagacGCTTTCTCCGTTAAATCAGTTCAGCGATTCTCCGGCTTTGCCGAAGGCCGACGAGTCCAAGGCGGGTTTGACAAACTCAGAATCCGAGGAACTTGCAGCAAACGAAGGCCACGACAGTGTTAAGGAGCAAGAAACCTTCTTAAAGGCAAAGCTCGATCCATTGAGAACGTGTTTCCCCACGGAATCGAGCGTGAATGGCTCCCCGGAGGGTCAGGATGAGGGTCTGGCAACTTCCAGTGCCTGCAAAGCAGAGGATGTCGCTCCATCCTCGGACCACGGCCCGGGTCCGTCGGAAGCATCGCCTGCCGTCAAGACCAGCCCGTCATATCCGTTGCCATCCAATGGGTTTGAGATCACGGATGTGTCCCAAGAGCAAGAGCTGGATGATTCCCGGGTCCAATCCAGCGAGTGCAACAGCCTGTTCCAGGAAGCGGAGGCTCCGGAGCCGCAGCAGCCGGAGGAAGCcgcccctctccctgctgtgaaTGTAGATCCCGCTAACGCTGTCCTTAAGAAGCTGGATGAGGAGGTGACTCCGTGTGACAAAACCAAAGAACCTGTTTTTTGCTACATTTCCGATGATGCCACCCCTGGTTTGTACCACTCGGAAGTGGAGATCGAAGCGGAACCTGCGGATTTGAAAGCCACGTCCGAGACTTTCCTGGACGTGCAGGTGGAGCCGCAGACGGTGACGTGCGGTTATGACAGCACGGAAGATTCCCATTCCAAGTCTGCTGGGGAGGATGAACACGGCCATCCTTCCCATAAAATCAGCCTGGCAGTGGAAAGCTCGAGTAGGGATTCCTCCCAGGATGGCTGTTCCCAGAGGCTCCAGTCGGATCATCCCATGCCGGAGGAAAGTGTCTCTTCCAAATGGGACGTGCCCCCACCGGGTGTGTGCCAGGAGGCGCTCCAGCATTCGGAAGCCGAAGAGATGCTGGAGTTGGATACTCAGCACGTTGATCTTGGCTCAGCAAAAGGCAAGTCGTCGTTCCAGAATGAACATTCCTACTATTCAGAAGTGCCACTGGAGCACCGTGGCAGAGAGGTTGTGGAAGAAAGTGCTGTTTCCACcgagggagctgagctggatgAGCTGAGGGTTCAGTGTCCCGGCGTATCGGCCGAGAGGGATGAGGGAAGCGAGCCCTTGGTGGCCTCCGCTTTTCCAGACGCTTTGTATCCCTCCTCTGATATCATTGTCACTGCAGAGGACACGGAGATGGTGACCCAAGCCCCAACGTGCGACAGCAGCGGCAACGCCTCGGAATTCCTTCCTGCTGGCCACGACGATTATTCCGACACGGGGGACAGCGACAGCGAGGGGGGCAGCGAGGACAGCGACACAGAGGACTCGGATTCCGATGATGGGACGCCGCGGAAGAGGCTCCAGTCGGTCGTGGTGGTTCCCAAGAACTCCACCATAGCCATGGAGGAGAGCAGCCCGGGCTCCTCCCGGAGCAACAGGCGCTTCTCCGACCACTGGGATGATGAGCGGCCCGAGCCCAGCAGGCCTTACTATGAGGAGAGGCCAGAAAATATGGGGAGTAAAGGTGGTCCCCAGGTGGAGAGCCGATGTTCTCccagagggatggagaagaGTCTGGCGACCTCCACGGAGCTGAGCAGGAAGGAGCCggaggagctgagggcagaTCAGTGCCAGGCCCAGAGCGACGGCGTGGACAGCACGAGCCAGGCGGACCTGACGGCCGATTCCCATGGCAAAGTGGGCACGGAGGAGAGGATGGTGCTGCCAGACGTGGTGGCCATGGGGAGGCCCGTGGGCCGGCCGGAGGAGCAGCCCTTCTGTGTCCCAGAGAGTTTAGAAAGCACCGACGCATCCCGGCACCAGATGAGCTCTTCCAAGCCTGACAGTCGGCAAGGACAGGGCGGGCTGAACCAGTCCGGCCTTGGAGACTACTCCAGGCTGGATGGTTTCCGTGCCCCCGAGGAGATGAGTGCTGCGGGTTGGGACTTCTCCCAGCCGGAGAAGCCCAGCAGCACCTACCAGCAGCCGGACAGCAGCTTTGGGATGTACTCGGGCTACGTTTACCAGCCGGGCCCGGGAGCCtatcccagctcccagagctaCTGGCAAGGCAACGGTTACTGGGATGCgagggcagccagcagagcctccGTGGTTAACTACGAACGCATCCAAGGGCAGGTGCCCGATTCCCTCACGGAAGACCACGAGGAGTTTGAAGAGGATGAGCGTTGGGATGAGGAGTGCAAGCCCCGCTTTCCCAGCCCATCTGGAAAATCCCAGATGCCCGAGCAGAAGGAACAGGGCTCGGTGCAGGCACACGAGATCAGCAGCAATTCCACCAAGGAGCCGGTGCCGGGCGGGGAGAAGAAGGACGAGGTGAAAGCTTTGGAGAAAAACGACGTGAAGGAACGAGGCCCGCCGAAAAAGAGGCGGCCGGAGTTGGAGAGCGACTCGGAGAGCGATGGGGACTCCggggagaagaggaaggggaagctGGAGGGGGAGCAGGTGGAGCCAGCACCTCAGGATTCCTCCATGGTGGGCAGGTTGTGCATCATGGATGACTTCAGGGACCCCCAGCGCTGGAAGGAGTTTGCCAAGCAGGGGAAGATGCCCTGTTACTTCGACCTCATCGAGGAGAACGTCTACTTGACAGAGAG GAAGAAGAACAAATCCCACCGGGACATCAAGCGGATGCTGTGTGAGTGTCCCCCTCTGTCCAAGGAGGAGCGGGCGCAGGGCGAGGTGGCCTGTGGAGAGGATTGTCTCAACCGCCTGCTCATGATCGAGTG ctcctcccgGTGTCCAAACGGTGACTACTGCTCCAACCGGCGCTTCCAGAAGAAGCAGCATGCTGATGTGGAGGTGATCCTGACTGAGAAgaagggctgggggctcagagctgccaaGGACCTGCCATC CAACACTTTTGTCTTGGAATACTGTGGGGAAGTGCTGGATCACAAGGAATTCAAGGCTCGGGTGAAGGAATATGCCCGGAACAAGAACATCCACTATTATTTCATGGCCCTGAAGAATGATGAG ATCATTGATGCCACCCAGAAAGGAAACTGCTCCCGCTTCATGAACCACAGCTGTGAGCCAAACTGTGAGACCCAGAAG TGGACTGTGAATGGGCAGCTCCGGGTTGGCTTTTTCACCACCAAGCTGGTCCCGTCGGGCTCGGAGCTGACGTTTGATTACCAATTCCAGAGATATGG CAAAGAGGcccagaaatgtttctgtggcTCCTCCAACTGCCGGGGGTACCTGGGGGGGGAGAACAGGGTCAGCATCCGCGCGGCCGGAGGGAAGATGAAGAAGGAACGCTCCCGGAAAAAGGACTCG gtgGATGGGGAGCTGGAGGCGCTGCTGGAGAACGGGGAGGGTCTCTCTGATAAAAACCAGGTGCTGAGCTTGTCCCGGCTCATGGTGCGCATCGAGACCCTGGAGCAGAAGCTCACCTGCCTCAAGCTCATCCAG AACACGCACTCGCAGTCCTGCCTCAAGTCCTTCCTGGAGTGTCACGGCTTGTCCCTGCTCTGGATCTGGATGACGGAGCTGGGCGATGGCAGAGGAAGCACGGCCAACAAcctgaagctgcagctggag ATCATGAAgaccctggagctgctgcccatccctaCCAAGAACATGCTGGAGGAGAGCAAGGTGCTGCCCATCATCCAGCGCTGGGCTCAGACCAAGACGGCGGTGCCGCAGCTCAGCGAGGGCGATGGCTACTCCAGCGAGAACACGTCCCGCGCCCACACCCCCCTCAACACCCCCGAGCTCTCGGCCAAGCAGAGCGTGGAAGGCGACACGGACACCCCCAAGAAGCTGGTGTTCCGCAGGCTGAAGATCATCAGCGAGAACAGCATGGACAGCGCCATCTCGGACACCACCAGCgagctggaagggaaggagggcaAGGAGGACCTGGACCAGCTGGAGGCTGCCCCGATGGAGgtgacagaggagcagcagcagcagcagcagccacagcagcaacagcaggacATCAAAACTGCTGTGGAGGCGCCCGTGGAGAGCAGCAAATCCCAGCCTACGGAGCTGGAGGCCGAGCCCGAGGCAGAGGTCAAGGAGAGCAATGGAGCGAAGCTGGAGGAGCCCATGGCCATGGAGACACCGTCacaggatgaggaggaaggagtTTCCGACGTGGAGAGCgagaggagccaggagcagaCGGATAAAATCGTGGATGTGAGCGACCTGGCCACCAGGCTGCTCGACAGCTGGAAGGAGCTCAAG GAGGTCTATCGCATCCCGAAGAAGAGccaagcagagaaggaaagcagTG ctgacCGTGGGAGAGACCCAGCCGGGCTCCGGGATCAGACCCCCACTCCCAAGAACCCCATCCTGAGCCGAGAGCGGGATCCCGAGCGGCAGAGCCAGagcaaggagaggaagagaCGGAGAGATTCCCTGTCCCCCCCGTCCTCGGCCTACGAGCGGGGGACAAAGAGGCCAGAGGACAG GTACGACACCCCGGCGTCTTCCAAGAAGAAAGTCCGGCCCAAGGACCGCAACAAGCTGTCCACGGAGGAGCGCCGGAAGCTCTTCGAGCAGGAGGTGGCCCAGCGGGAAGCCcagaaacagcaacagcagctccaaaacCTGGGAATGACGTCCCCGCTTCCCTACGACTCCATGGGCTACGGAACTCCCCACCACAGCTTCATGGGATACCCTCCGGGGTACCCCATGCAGGCCTACGTGGATCCCAGCAACCCCAACGCCGgcaaggtgctgctgcccacgCCCTCCATGGACTCCATGTGCTCTCCGGCGGGATACGCCGAGCATTCCCAGACTTTGGTGGGGCACGCGGTGGAGCCGGCCCTGAGCACGCCGCAGCCGGTGCCCGTGGTCCAGCACGTGGCCGCCGCCATGGAGGTGACGGCGCCGCAGTACGTGGCGCAGGGCGACGCCGTGGTGCACCAGGAGGCCAACGTGGCCGTGCTGCCGGTGGCCGCGGCGGGGACGGTGCAGAGCCAGAGCTACGGCGTGTGGGATTCCGGCCAGCAGCCCGCCGTGGCTGTCCAGCAGCCCTATTCCCCGGCTCAATCCCAACCAGCCATCTACTACCAGGGCCAGACCTGCCAGACCGTCTACGGAGTGACCTCGCCCTACTCGCAGACCACGCCGCCCATCGTCCAG AGCTACGCCCAGCCAGGTCTCCAGTACATCCAGGGCCAGCAGATCTACACAGCTCATCCGCAGGGAGTCATCGTGCAGCCCCCCACGGCCGTCACCACCATCGTGGCGGccgggcagccccagcccatcCAGCAG ccagagctggtggTCACCAACAACCTCCTGGATCTGCCTCCGCCTTCCCCTCCCAAGCCCAAAACCATCGTCCTCCCTCCCAACTGGAAAACAGCCCGGGATCCTGAGGGCAAGATCTACTACTACCACGTGGTCACCAG aCAAACCCAGTGGGATCCTCCAACCTGGGACAGCCCCGGGGACGACGCCAGCCTGGAGCACGAGGCCGAGATGGACCTCGGGACCCCCACGTACGACGAGAACCCCATGAAG TCTTCCAAGAAGCCCAAGACGGCGGAAGCCGACACCTCCAGCGAGCTGGCCAAGAAGAGCAAGGAGGTGTTCAGGAAAGAG ATGTCCCAGTTCATCGTGCAGTGCCTGAATCCCTACCGGAAACCCGACTGCAAGGTGGGCCGGATCACCACCACCGAGGACTTCAAACACCTGGCACGCAAG CTGACCCACGGCGTGATGAACAAGGAGCTCAAGTACTGCAAGAACCCCGAGGACCTGGAGTGCAACGAGAACGTCAAACACAAAACCAAGGAATACATCAAGAAGTACATGCAGAAATTCGGGATCCTCTACAAGCCCAAAGAGGACACGGAGCTGGAATAG